The Devosia sp. 1566 sequence TCTGGATCGCCCTGCTGGTGAGTTCGGCTAAAGCACCGAAGCTAGGAATTCTCTGGTTTCCGGACGCTGGGGATCGCCGAAAATCTGCTCGGGCGTCCCGATCTCATGCACCTTGCCGGACTTGAAAAAGGCGACACGGTCGGAGACTTCGCGAGCAAAGGCCATTTCATGGGTGACGAGGATCATCGTCATGCCTTCCTTGGCGAGCAGACGCATGGTGTCGAGCACCTCACCCACCAGTTGCGGATCAAGGGCGGATGTGACCTCGTCGAACAACATGTATTGCGGGCTCATCGCCAGGGCGCGCGCGATGGCCATGCGCTGCTGCTGCCCGCCGGAAAGCTTGCCGGGATAGGCGTCGAGCTTGTCCCCAAGCCCCACATGCTCAAGTTGCTGACGACCGATCGCCTCGGCCTCGGCGCGGCTCTTGCCCAGCACTTTGCGGGGGGCCAGTGTGACGTTTTCCAGTACGGTGAGGTGGGGAAAGGCGTTCCACTGCTGAAAAACGATGCCGATCTTGGTGCGCAGCTTGTTGAGGTCGGTCCCCTTGGCATGCACGTCCACGCCATCGA is a genomic window containing:
- a CDS encoding amino acid ABC transporter ATP-binding protein, translated to MIEIENVQKSYNELRVLDDVSLSVSKGEVVSIIGGSGSGKSTLLMCINGLEAIQGGKISVDGVDVHAKGTDLNKLRTKIGIVFQQWNAFPHLTVLENVTLAPRKVLGKSRAEAEAIGRQQLEHVGLGDKLDAYPGKLSGGQQQRMAIARALAMSPQYMLFDEVTSALDPQLVGEVLDTMRLLAKEGMTMILVTHEMAFAREVSDRVAFFKSGKVHEIGTPEQIFGDPQRPETREFLASVL